The Micromonospora siamensis genome contains the following window.
ACCCGGGTGGTGGCGGTCTCCGCGTCGGGCTGCGAGCTGCTCTGCCTCGGGGCACCCGAGGACGTGGTCGGCTTCCCGCTGCTCGACGGCGGGCTGCGGCTGCTCGACTTCACCGCCAACCGGGGCGAGCTGACCGAGCAGGAGACCGACAAGATCCCGCCACTGCTCGCCCTGCACTCCGGGCGGCTCGCCCGCGGCCTGCTGCGGGTCGAGGCGGCCGCGAAGGGCGCGCCCGACGCCACCGTCGACGCGATCTCCACCCCGGTCCTCGCCGACGGCTCGGTGGCCGGCTCACTCACGTTCTTCTCCGAGGTCTGACCTGCGACGTCTGTCGCGTACGCGGCACGCGGCGGAGCTGTGGCGGGCGCTCTCCGACCCCGTAAGGTGCCCTCATGCTCGATGTCGCACTGCTGCCGGGGGAGTACGCGGTGTGCCGACTGGCGGCCGGGGCACCCCTGCCGGCGACCCTCTGGGGTGAGCTGGACGACGCGGACGTCGTGACGGTCAGCTGGACGGCGGAGGGCATCTCACTGATCTGCCCGGTCACCCGGGTACCCGCCGGGGCGACCGTGGAGACGGACTGGCGTTGCCTGCGGGTCGTCGGTCCGCTCG
Protein-coding sequences here:
- a CDS encoding ACT domain-containing protein, which produces MLDVALLPGEYAVCRLAAGAPLPATLWGELDDADVVTVSWTAEGISLICPVTRVPAGATVETDWRCLRVVGPLDLAVTGTLAALVDPLAAARVSVVAFSTFDTDHLLVPAVRLTEATGALERAGHRVLR